In the genome of Aspergillus luchuensis IFO 4308 DNA, chromosome 2, nearly complete sequence, one region contains:
- a CDS encoding uncharacterized protein (COG:S;~EggNog:ENOG410PWNQ): MKPDVTTTGVSHPETFDIGLSPTGDAGSAFHTQNDPSAPYQRENYIERKTAVDIRCSCVDVVHGLLSPDGSSYATLIVLQFRFDPRKRARRISQVDVELQFSGSEPGAADPEVYAIAPNEHLSVSRTTQTETTSTEGSLTFGAGTVVSNFVDASSTVKYGHDISRELSYAATVVGSIDLRGRNYGKANCASWTLIENPATKTGVPAAMRAAILLKRKDEGKFQANVSIRAKADWKTQLEWLVGSTRADDPVLFDPTLSPTSDKYDDMELKMGDINLNGISEIVVESGKTMA, encoded by the coding sequence ATGAAGCCAGATGTCACTACAACCGGGGTTTCGCACCCCGAAACCTTCGACATCGGCCTCAGCCCAACCGGGGACGCTGGCAGTGCCTTCCATACCCAGAACGACCCCTCCGCCCCCTATCAGCGCGAAAACTACATTGAGCGCAAGACCGCAGTCGACATTCGCTGCTCCTGCGTCGACGTTGTCCATGGGCTACTCAGCCCAGACGGTAGTTCGTATGCAACCCTCATCGTTCTGCAGTTCCGGTTCGACCCACGCAAGCGTGCCCGTCGCATTTCCCAAGTCGATGTCGAGCTTCAATTCTCTGGTTCTGAGCCCGGTGCAGCAGACCCAGAAGTCTATGCCATTGCTCCCAATGAGCACCTCAGTGTCTCCCGCACTACTCAGACTGAAACAACCTCTACTGAGGGCTCACTGACCTTTGGTGCGGGAACTGTCGTCAGCAACTTTGTCGATGCAAGCAGTACGGTGAAGTACGGGCATGATATTAGCCGCGAGTTGAGCTATGCTGCGACAGTCGTTGGGTCGATTGATCTGCGAGGCCGGAATTACGGGAAGGCCAATTGTGCCTCGTGGACGTTGATTGAGAATCCCGCGACGAAGACGGGAGTTCCCGCTGCCATGAGGGCAGCCATATTgctgaaaagaaaagacgaAGGAAAGTTCCAGGCCAATGTCTCCATTCGGGCAAAGGCGGACTGGAAGACGCAACTGGAGTGGCTGGTGGGTTCGACAAGAGCAGATGATCCCGTTCTGTTTGACCCTACTTTGAGTCCCACTAGTGACAAGTACGATGATATGGAGTTGAAGATGGGTGATATTAATCTCAACGGCATTTCGGAGATTGTGGTAGAAAGTGGAAAGACCATGGCCTAG